In a single window of the Nicotiana tomentosiformis chromosome 8, ASM39032v3, whole genome shotgun sequence genome:
- the LOC138897517 gene encoding uncharacterized protein — protein sequence MRLDISEPSRILACVVSQSSLFERIISCQYDDPHLLVLNDTVLRDSAKKLTTGEDGIKYEHHRPGSLLQKIEILEWKWEHITMDFVVGFPQTLGRFDVVWVIVDRQTKLLGTYLVCDTLEKVKLIQERLRTVQSRQKSYVDKKVRDVIFMEVEKALRVSPMKCVMRFGKKDRLSPRCIGSFEVLEKVGEVAYRLALPPSLWGVHSVFYIFMFQKYYKDESHVLDFSLM from the exons atgagattggatatttcagagccgagCAGAATCCTTGCTTGTGTTGTTTCCcagtcatccttgtttgagcgcattatctcttgtcagtatgatgatccacatttgcTTGTACTTAATGACACAGTGTTGCGAGATAGTGCTAAGAAGCTGACTACTGGTGAGGATGGT atcaagtatgagcatcatagacCAGGTAGTTTGCTTCAAAAGATCGAGatactagagtggaagtgggagcacattactatggactttgtggtaggatttccACAAACATTGGGGAGATTCGacgttgtttgggtcattgtggatagacaGACCAA GTTATTGGGCACATATTTGGTTTGTGATACTTTGGAGAAAGTAAAATTGATacaggagcggcttcgtacagtgcagtccaggcaaaagagttatgttgataagaaggttcgtgatgtgatTTTCATGGAGGTTGAGAAGGCTCTTCGTGTTTCACCTATGAAGtgcgtgatgagatttgggaagaaggataGATTGAGCCCTCGGTGTATTGGTTCATTTGAGGTGTTGGAGAAAGTTGGCGAGGTGGCCTACAGATTggctttgccacccagcttgtggGGAGTTCATTCAGTGTTTTATATTTTCATGTTTCAGAAGTATTATAAGGATGaatcacatgtgttggatttcagtttAATGTAG